The DNA segment TCTCCCTCTGGCCAATGtttttatctatatatatatgaattggactttttaaaaattaagagtcaCATATGAAAAAGTGTGGTATTTTTTGTTCTCGGTgttatttttttgatttgtgtctgtttttatgctaaTGCTATACTCTTTATATTATCACAGTTTTGTAGTGAGTTTTAAATCAGAAACAGTTGAGTTCAATTAGTTTGTAAGATTTTTTTGCTATTCTCATGACCTTGAGATTTCATCAGAATTTTAGGATGTACTTTTTCTCTGCCTAAAACTCATGACAATTATGATAGATATTTCATTGTACCTGTTGTTTTGCTTATGGCAGtactgacatcttaacaatatcagTTTCTCAGCCCAAGAGCAAACACTTTTCCATTTGCttatcttttcaatttatttcagcAATGCTTTCAGATTTTTATTGAAGAACTAGTCTTCTTGTTAAGTTCATCCCtagagattttattctttttcttgataTTGGAAATGTAATTTCTTAAAGTTTTCTTAGTATCATATATTATTAGGGTACAGAAATATAACTgatttgtatcctacaacttttgCCAAATATGCTTATTAGTTTTAACAAATTTTTGGTAGACTCTACATTTTTATAactataagatcatgtcatctgtgaactaAGATAATTTTGCTTCCTGTATTATGTCTTTTAGAAGTGACAAAAGTGGAAATCTTTGCCTTTACTCCCTCttaaaggaaaagctttcagtcttcACAATTGAGTATGTTAGATGTGAGTTCTGTAACTGTGACTTCAGTTCTACCTCAGTATAATTTATTCCAATAGAGTAGAACATAATCTCTGGTTTCATAATCATTGGTTTCATAGTTCACCACTCCTGATTAACaaggcaaatattttataatattttgccaattttcttctatgtatatttttcacCAATATGCTCTCTTctcaggcttccctcatagctcagttggtaaggaatctgtctgcaatgcaggagactgtttcgattcctgggttgggaagatccactggagaagagataggctacccactccagtgttcttgggcttcccttgtggctcagctggtaaggaatccccctgcaatgtgggagacctaggttcaattcctgggttgggaagatcccctggagaatagaaaggctacccactccagtattctggagatgggattacaaagagtcagacacaactgagcattaaATATCAAGTACCATCTCTAGCCACAGTGGATGGAGATGTTCCTCCTCCTCATGCCACCATCTccacctctttttctctttccccatCCTTTCGGCATAATTACATCCCACTTTGTGTCTGGGTTGTCTAGATTGGCACATTTTTTCATCTTCTAGTATATATTGCTGAAATACAAACATATAATTTATCATAAAATCTGAATAATTTTAGTTATGCAATGTAATATATTTTAGTAATGTAAAAGTTctcattattgttattttctttggGACATTTTTAAGATCACACATTTATAGGCAATACTGACATTTTTCAAAAGTGCTCTCCAAAAGACTTTAGAAActtcaagaaaaatttttttcaagacaatatttctattttatttttctgtgttctgtTTATGCTGTTTGAATATATGTTTCATATATGCCAATActaaaaaaaagtgattttattAGCTTCATTATTATTTTGCTATATGCATTCCCAGGagtgaaaatatttataagtatATATTGTTTGTCTTATATTAATTCTCTAATTCTCTTACCCCTtgaaaatgtcaattttttttttattatttctgtggCCTCCAATTCTTTTAATtgtggcagttttttttttcttcctaaatttcccttgttttttttaaatcaattattattattgtttttatttgccaGAGTCACTTTTGCtagactattttatatatatctaaTGATGTTTATTTTGTGGAATGGTAATGTCTCAAACAAATCCTATTTTTTGTAATgcattcttttctatatttccCAGTCATTTTAATCTTACTATTtgagtgtgtgtgaatgtgtatttgtgtttttgtatGAGTGtgagtgcacatgtgtgcatcTTCCTCTTTCATGTTGCAGACTTCTTAAAAGTCtgctaatatttttatattaaaatatttacaactaAAACTATATATTTTGTAGTTTCTTCACTTGCAATGTCTTTGGAAAATTTCTTTTCCCATCTCCATGAAAAAGATTTGTGAGATGccaatttctcttttctatttaagAGATTTACCACTCTTTTATCCATTTCTTGCTTCAAATTTTCTTAAACAATTTCATCTCTTATTATGGCTTATGTTGATATCCTCTCTTTTAACTATAGCTTATCTATTTTTATCATCATAACAGTTGACTTTTAATGGGAGTGATTGTAAATATATGTACTTAAATTTACAcactaaattggaaaaaaaacaccttaaataTAAGAAACTAAAAGGTAAATGTTCAATGTGTAAGACAAACTTCCACTAAGCAATTTATATCATGTAATTGTCAgaacctgatagctcagttggtaaaaaaaatctgcctaagATgcagagaccccggttcgattcctaggctacccactccagtattcttgggcttcccttggggctcagctgataaagaatccacctgcaatgcaggagacctgggttcgatcccctggttgggatgattccctggagaagggagaaaggctacccactccagtattctggcctggagaattccatgtatagtccatggggtcacaaagagtcggacacaactcatcAACTTTCACAACTGTCAGAGAAACAAGCAGACATAAAATGTCTGCTGTTTTGTATAGCTTGGACAGATTCATCAAAGCTATGAGAATTGTTGTTTTAGATATATAGGCAAAGGCTCTCTTTTAACTACATATTCAGAAACTTATTGAAGGGAGAGGAGAGTGACAGCTTTGTAGATAATATTTGACAATAAGGATTCATTATAGATTTCATGAAAGATAAATTGATTAGTACCTGATTTCAAGGAAACTTGTTTTGACATCTCAAAACAAAGTAggccaagaaagaaaaggagcttCTCACCACAAGATGATAGGCTGCAACAGTTTAGAGGCAAAACCTTAGGAtttaaatatgaaagataaatCATTCCTTAAttataaacaatatttattaataatggaATTATATAAAGTATgaatttacattaattttttatgaatatattttgatTATGACATTTGCTTTTGATGTGACTTGCATTTGTATAGGTCAGTAAAACATACTTACCCTAATACTGTCATAGTAAATTTTTTTACAACTGTAAGAATTCTGGAAAACACTTGAGCcaaaatgtttgtatttttaatttttaaaaaaatatttattttttaattgaaggataactgctttacagaattgtgttggcttctgccaaacatcaacatgaatcagctacagctgatatcccctccttcttgaacctccctcccacctacctccccatcccaaccctctaggttgttacagagcccctgtttaaatcaaaagctaaaatttattttttttcccaaaaatgaTAAACCAGTTCTTTatttaagaacttaaaaattttaaataatacatagTTTGACTAAAATAATCCAAAATAGCTTAATGTTTTAAACTTGACTTAATCTTGTTTCTACCTTTAGGAAAAATTGTATGGATTTCCCATGGAAAATTATAATCAAACATCCACTGATTTCATCTTACTAGGgctgttcccttcttcaagagttggcttgtttctttttattctcattgtTCTCATTTTCCTAATGGCTCTATTTGGTAACCTCTCCATGATCCTTCTCATCTTTCTGGACACCCATCTCCATACACCAATGTATTTTCTACTCAGTCAGCTCTCCCTCATGGACCTGACCTACATCTCCACCATTGTGCCGAAAATGGCCTACAATTTTCTGTATGGAAAAACGTCTATCTCTTTAATTGGGTGTGGGAGTCAGAGCTTTTTCTTCTTGACTATAGCAGGTACAGAAGGATTGCTTTTGGCCTCTATGGCTTATGATCGGTATGTGGCCATTTGCTTTCCTCTTCACTATCCCATCAAAATCACcagaagagtgtgtgtgttgaTGATAATAGGATCTTGGATAATGGGCTCTATCAACTCCTGTGCCCACACCACATATGCACTCCATATCCCTTACTGCAGATCCAGGGCCATCaatcatttcttctgtgatgtcCCAGCCATGTTGACTCTGGCCTGCATGGACACTTGGATCTATGAGTACACAGTGTTTGTGAGCACTACCGTTTTCCTTTTGTTGCCTTTCATCGGTATTGCACTTTCCTATGGTCGTGTTCTCCATGCTGTCTATCGCATGAACTCAGCAGAAGGGAAGAAGAAGGCCTATTCAACTTGCAGGACCCACCTCACTGTGGTGACTTTTTACTATGCACCCTTTGTTTACACTTATCTACGGCCAAGATCCCTTCGATCTCCAACAGAAGACAAGGTTCTGGCTGTCTTCTACACCATCCTGACCCCAATGTTCAATCCTATTATCTATAGCTTAAGAAATAAGGAAGTGATGGGGGCCTTGAGAAGAGTAATTCAGAGAATCTGCTTTGTGAAAATGTAGACATTTTTGCATGAGTATCAAGAGTTGCATGTAAATACATTCATCAGTAtatgttaattaaaatattatctttaaatGCAAGGCCTATAATTAAAATCTAGAGGAGCAGACTATCACTCATTGgtctggaaaaaaatgtatttagattATTTATACTGTTTTTATCATAAGTTTTAAGTGCTTTTATTTATTGctaaaataaagttaataaaaattttctatatgatatagtaatgaaaatgaaaactgcctAGTTAAAGTTTTCATTTAGCTAATAATTATCCAATTGTTAGCTAACACATTTATGATATGCCTAAAACATGTTTTTTGAATGCCtacatttcttgcctggagaatcccagggacaggggagcctggtgggctgccgtctctggggttgcacagagtcggacacgacggaagtgacttagcagcagcagcagcagataaaattaaaagtcaaaagACTTACTTTTCTCACAGTAGAAGAATaattacaaattatttatttctacatCAGCAAACTTCCTTTCAGAGATTAGCTAGGCTTTACCAAGGATTCTTAATTTCTTATATCACTGTGAAAGGAAAATGACAAGTTTACCTTTCTTTTAAAGTGATGCATCCTTGGGAAGTGATTTACTATCAGGTATACCTGGGGATCCTCAATAAGGACCTGAAGGTGCCAACAGAGATCAAGGAACTTGCTGTTAATTATAGGACTAGTTTGTCAGTGTTTAGTCTAGCTAGTGGATATTagaaatatcatataagaaacgaatcgccagtccaggtttgatgcaggatactggatgcttggggctggtgcactgggatgacccagagggatggtatggggagggatgtgggaggggtgttcaggattgggaacacgtgtacacccgtggcggattcgtgttgatgtatggcaaaaccaatacaatattgtaaagtaattagcctctagttaaaatgaataaatttaaaaaaaaagaaatatcaaggaTGTTCTTGCCAGCATCTACAAAACTCAGAATGTACTTAGTTTACATTCTAAAGCAGTAATAACaacttttgttttaaatagtGTCTCTCAAATGAGAATTTGTTCTCCTCTCACTGGATTCCCTATTTGTACTGAAACAGGTTGGGAAACCCAACTTTTATGAACCAATTATAGCCATTAATATTATGGCTTAAATGCTTTACTAAACAAGTCTGGCTAGTTCATACAATAAAAATCCATCAGTTCAAGTGATGGGTAAATTGTTATGACTGTCTATCAATGATCAGTGTATAAGTACTCTTTTCCTCTCAAGCATGGTAGGGAAGAGAAAGTTCAAATCCTCCATTATTTGTAGGGcataacacaaaattaaaatatgaggCATCTTGTTGAGTAATCAGATAAAGGTGCAACTTTTGGTGCTCAAATATACTTTTTCCTCAATATTAATTTATTAgttaaaaagaatggagaaggaaatggcaacccattccagtattcttgcctggagaatcccatggacagaggagcctgatagactacagtccatggggtctgaaagagttgaacatgactaaacTACTGAGCAGAATTAATAAGAAGTGCAATAAAAAATACAAGGGATGTTTTGTGTCTGAATGTTGTATATATTGAAAAGAAATACTTCCTCATGTGATATCTTTATAAATTATAAGATTTCTAGGGATTCTCtttcttcaaatttatttttatcaaaacttGCAATTTGGAGTCTTTATTAATGTAGTAGATACTATTTTCAGTCACTGGTGATAAATATtaggtaaaattatattttgatgatttttatttaattttttcactttaagagatcattgattcattttgatatttggcaaaactaatacagttatgtaaagtttaaaaataaaataaaatttaaaaaaataaaaaaatatatagatttaaaaaaaaaaaaagagatcattGAGCTTACATTACTGGAACTCTTTAGGAATGTTTACAGGTTGTGAAAACATTGAGttaaatttctgaaaatttatatcaaaatataaattttagtacACTTAGATCTGATGATTCTcaagaagaaatttttttctaaaaagaaatatcTTATGAATTCATTTCAAATCATCAACTTATACAGATCTATTTCATTTaagttttagtttaattttaaatatgaatttaatcACAGACATTTTAATGATTTCTCTCAAATTTGTGGTGATTTGCCAGCTTTGTGTAAGAACAGAATTGTCTTTATGTTTCAAATGCCTGCTTTTTCACTTTATCACCATATCTTCAATTACAGtgtaaattaacttttttttattaagtCATTTTCTGAGACTTTATAGGAAATGAAAGTATTTTTCCCCTgtgatgttttaaattattttaaatctttaaaaattttatttctatttctgatgtttggatatttgttttgaaaatcctgaaatagttttttaaaaccaCATATTCTGTATTCTTTAGTGAAAACTAACAATTCCCTAGTTATGCCATATAATTAGATATGCCATATCACAATGGTCATTTGTACACTCTTCTTTTGTAATAATTTACTGAAAGAGCTCACTGCCAAGCTTTCTAACATTTCCTGATCTAATACTCATGTGAGATATATAATAGTTTTGTAAATGACACAGGGAAGGCTCTGGATGAAAACGTAAGTCAGATCCCAGTTCCATTATGGGTCATTTCTGCTGCTAGAATCCCTTCTCTCTCCTAGGCACCACTATATCACTCCCTTGGTGTCCTACAGTGCCTTGAACACTAATGTCTGTATGTACGTGGAGAAGCCAGGCCAACTGATCTCTGTGCATGCTGACTAGAGGATACATACAGTTCCTCCAGAGAGATTAAAACTGTATTGTATGCTACTGCTCGCACTGAGTATAGCTcatctgtatgtatgtatacagagATAAAGCTGTTTAGAATTTCAAGAGAACATTAAACCCGACGAGGGTACTGTAAGCACAAATGCTACTTAACTCTGAGAAGATAGAATGAATGAGTACAAAGGGAATGACTTCAcacaaaatgaggaaaatgatgGGAACATCTGCTGTTTTTGTCAGTTgttagaaagctgagcacagaagaattgatgcttctgaactgtggtgttggggaagactcttgagagtctcttggactgcaaggagatagaaccagtccatcctaaaggagatcagtcctgggtgttcattggaaggactgatgttgaagctgaaactccaatactttggccacctgatgcgaagtgctaactcattggtaaagaccctgatgctgagaaagattgaaggtgggagaaggggacaacagaggatgaggtggttggatggcatcactgactcaatggacatgagtttgagtaaacaccgggagttggtgatggacagggaagccaggtgtgctgcagaccatgggatcgcaaagagtcggacacaactgagcaactgaactgactgattgatcATTGACTATAATTTAAAGAAATGTGGGATTGAGCAGGGATGCTCAACATTCCGCATCTACTTCCATTCCAGACTTACTCATTTCAAGTAGTGAGTAATAGCAGGAATCAGGAAATATGGATCGATCTATTGTTGGCCCTGACACACCATTTTTATTATTTGCCTTTCCTTAAGAAGAAATTGCAAAGttatttttctatgttttaaGTAATCTGCTTAAAAATTAAAGGTATGAAATTACATGAAAACAATTTCCTATATTGTTTTCATTGTCTTTGATTCCTTAAGAAAACTGATT comes from the Bubalus kerabau isolate K-KA32 ecotype Philippines breed swamp buffalo chromosome 1, PCC_UOA_SB_1v2, whole genome shotgun sequence genome and includes:
- the LOC129642172 gene encoding olfactory receptor 2L2-like, with amino-acid sequence MENYNQTSTDFILLGLFPSSRVGLFLFILIVLIFLMALFGNLSMILLIFLDTHLHTPMYFLLSQLSLMDLTYISTIVPKMAYNFLYGKTSISLIGCGSQSFFFLTIAGTEGLLLASMAYDRYVAICFPLHYPIKITRRVCVLMIIGSWIMGSINSCAHTTYALHIPYCRSRAINHFFCDVPAMLTLACMDTWIYEYTVFVSTTVFLLLPFIGIALSYGRVLHAVYRMNSAEGKKKAYSTCRTHLTVVTFYYAPFVYTYLRPRSLRSPTEDKVLAVFYTILTPMFNPIIYSLRNKEVMGALRRVIQRICFVKM